The following proteins are co-located in the Polystyrenella longa genome:
- a CDS encoding PTS sugar transporter subunit IIA has product MKLCDFVVSEAIDTDLHVENKESVIRSMVGSLKESGKIAAEDEESIIAAILKREELGSTGIGNGVAVPHTKHPSVNNLIATVAIASDGVEFASLDGEKVFIFFLLVSPPDKPGDHLRALETISRHLRNSNFCNFLKQSRTAEDVVELLGEADNNQLND; this is encoded by the coding sequence ATGAAGTTATGTGACTTCGTGGTTTCTGAAGCCATTGATACCGATTTGCACGTCGAGAACAAAGAGTCGGTGATTCGTAGTATGGTGGGGAGTTTAAAGGAGAGCGGTAAAATTGCCGCTGAGGATGAAGAGAGTATCATCGCCGCGATTTTAAAGCGGGAAGAACTCGGTTCAACCGGCATCGGTAACGGTGTTGCGGTCCCTCATACAAAACATCCTTCCGTCAATAACCTGATTGCCACTGTGGCAATTGCCTCCGATGGCGTTGAGTTTGCCAGCCTGGATGGTGAGAAGGTCTTTATCTTCTTTCTGCTTGTTTCGCCTCCGGACAAACCGGGCGATCATCTGCGAGCTCTGGAAACCATCTCTCGCCACCTCCGAAACAGTAACTTCTGTAACTTCCTCAAGCAGTCTCGGACTGCCGAAGATGTCGTGGAATTGCTGGGAGAAGCAGACAACAATCAGTTGAATGACTGA
- the hpf gene encoding ribosome hibernation-promoting factor, HPF/YfiA family, whose translation MQVAIAARHGELRSDLQQIIEEKAQKLLTYFDRVIAIEVTVDFEGGRVKVEILVDAEHHDNFVSHENGDDVLACFHAALHKMEQQLKRYKEKRTDHRRDVPIKDLPIEELEQEQE comes from the coding sequence GTGCAGGTTGCCATCGCAGCTCGACATGGGGAACTTCGGTCTGATTTACAGCAAATCATCGAAGAAAAAGCTCAAAAACTGTTGACCTATTTTGACCGTGTTATTGCCATTGAAGTCACTGTTGATTTCGAAGGTGGTCGCGTCAAAGTTGAGATTCTGGTCGACGCAGAGCATCACGACAACTTTGTGTCTCATGAGAACGGGGACGATGTCCTGGCTTGTTTTCATGCAGCTTTGCATAAAATGGAACAACAATTGAAACGCTACAAGGAAAAACGAACCGACCATCGTCGCGACGTTCCTATTAAGGATCTTCCGATTGAAGAATTGGAGCAGGAACAGGAGTAG
- a CDS encoding class I SAM-dependent methyltransferase has translation MNIGARVVKNLIKGPFRVVRTFQRLLDPAYRLQHRANLSVKSNIPRDRIKLLEQNPGQSSDRECRLLAHLAMEADKSGSIVEIGAYKGKVTAWLVEAAERTKGEARVISIDPHICGTWEEYQETVQKFELDNRGLKIHKELSHELGQSWEEPISMLLVDGSHEYEDVVTDIDDFVPHVLPSGYVVFDDARGKIFPGVTRAINECMRPRPEFEEVGMIKNFAVFRRKAA, from the coding sequence ATGAATATTGGCGCACGTGTCGTTAAAAATCTGATCAAAGGTCCATTCCGTGTGGTGCGCACGTTTCAGCGATTGCTGGATCCTGCCTATCGACTGCAGCACCGAGCAAACCTGTCCGTGAAAAGCAATATTCCACGCGACCGCATCAAATTACTCGAACAGAACCCAGGGCAGTCTTCGGACCGGGAATGCCGGTTACTGGCTCATCTGGCCATGGAAGCGGACAAGTCAGGGTCTATTGTCGAAATTGGTGCTTACAAAGGAAAGGTGACCGCCTGGCTGGTCGAAGCCGCCGAACGGACGAAAGGGGAAGCCCGGGTCATCAGTATCGATCCTCATATTTGCGGTACTTGGGAAGAATACCAGGAAACCGTTCAGAAATTTGAGCTCGATAACCGGGGCCTCAAAATTCACAAAGAGCTATCGCACGAGTTGGGCCAAAGCTGGGAGGAGCCCATCTCCATGTTGCTGGTCGATGGCAGCCATGAATATGAAGACGTCGTAACGGACATCGACGATTTTGTCCCACACGTACTTCCTAGTGGATACGTTGTGTTCGATGATGCCCGCGGAAAAATCTTTCCAGGTGTAACCCGGGCGATTAACGAATGCATGCGGCCGCGCCCCGAGTTTGAAGAAGTCGGGATGATTAAAAACTTCGCTGTCTTTCGCCGGAAAGCAGCCTGA